The following are from one region of the Maribacter aquivivus genome:
- a CDS encoding heavy metal translocating P-type ATPase encodes MQATNCFHCGDPCDRQLITFDEKSFCCAGCKTVYEIFSTNDLSHYYELQAAAGSTPDVIEGKYDFLDNEEIIAKLTEFNDGNIQIINLYIPTIHCSSCIWILENLNKLNKNVTNSQVDFPKKTIRITYKKEGFSLKELVLLLAKIGYEPYISLEDFDGKKKVSDKTLIYKLGVAGFAFGNVMFLSFPEYFDLNSSAASGGEYWLNKYQDLFRWMMFIFSLPVIFYAGSDYFVSAFKGLRAKLLNIDVPIALGILVLFLRSTYDIAFNLGSGFFDSLTGLVFFLLLGKFFQQRTYSFLSFERDYKSYFPIAITRLNLKGKEETVPVQEIEKGDRILIRNEEMIPVDGTLVYGNAQIDYSFVSGESEPVSKNIGEQVFAGGKQLNGVIEMIALKSVSQSYLTQLWGNAIFKTDKVTAFQNLTDSIGKRFTIAVLSIAFIATAFWLFYDPSKAMNVFTAVLIIACPCAIALASPFTLGNMLRIFGKKKFYIKDTQTIERLAKIDTAIFDKTGTITTTQKSTAHYEGMPLTPDEESILKNTIRASNHPLSRSLYDLLKEQNIITLDEYEEHVGKGLESSKDDINMKIGSANFVGNAISENVLDTSIYISSNNAYKGRYVFQNQYRDGLSSVFKEMSETLNLAILSGDNEGEKERLEALLPKLTPLYFNQKPETKLEFIKSLQDQGKKVLMVGDGLNDAGALAQSNVGIAISENINVFSPACDAILDASKFQQLYSYILASKKAIRIIKMSFMLSLLYNCVGLYFAITGQLEPVIAAILMPLSSITIVIFTTVMTNLIGRKLP; translated from the coding sequence ATGCAGGCAACTAATTGTTTTCATTGTGGTGATCCTTGTGATAGACAACTTATAACATTTGATGAAAAATCATTTTGTTGTGCTGGTTGTAAAACAGTTTATGAAATTTTTTCAACTAACGACTTGTCTCACTATTATGAACTCCAAGCAGCTGCAGGCTCTACACCTGATGTCATTGAAGGTAAATATGATTTTCTAGACAACGAAGAAATCATAGCCAAACTAACAGAATTTAATGATGGCAATATTCAAATCATAAATCTATATATACCTACCATTCATTGTAGCTCGTGTATTTGGATTTTAGAGAATTTGAATAAGCTCAATAAGAATGTTACGAATTCTCAAGTAGATTTTCCGAAGAAAACAATTCGTATCACCTACAAAAAAGAGGGTTTCAGCTTAAAAGAGCTAGTCTTACTTTTAGCTAAAATAGGGTACGAACCTTATATCTCTTTAGAGGATTTTGACGGTAAAAAGAAGGTCTCTGATAAAACCTTAATTTACAAACTAGGTGTTGCCGGTTTTGCTTTTGGTAATGTAATGTTTCTCTCTTTTCCTGAATATTTCGACTTAAATTCAAGCGCCGCTTCTGGTGGTGAGTATTGGCTAAATAAATACCAAGACTTATTTAGATGGATGATGTTCATTTTCTCGTTACCCGTAATATTTTATGCTGGATCGGATTATTTCGTATCGGCATTCAAAGGGCTACGGGCTAAGCTTTTAAATATTGATGTGCCAATCGCTCTTGGTATTTTAGTACTATTCCTAAGAAGTACCTACGATATAGCTTTTAATTTAGGTAGCGGATTTTTCGACTCCCTTACCGGACTCGTATTTTTTCTACTACTAGGTAAATTCTTTCAACAAAGAACGTATAGCTTTTTATCATTTGAGCGCGATTACAAATCATACTTCCCCATTGCCATTACTAGACTGAACTTAAAGGGTAAAGAAGAAACTGTGCCTGTTCAAGAAATTGAAAAAGGAGACAGAATATTGATCCGTAACGAAGAAATGATTCCTGTAGATGGTACTCTAGTGTACGGTAATGCACAAATTGACTACAGTTTTGTTTCTGGTGAATCTGAACCCGTTTCTAAAAATATTGGAGAACAAGTTTTTGCCGGTGGAAAGCAACTTAATGGTGTCATTGAAATGATTGCTTTAAAATCAGTATCGCAAAGCTATTTGACACAGTTATGGGGAAATGCCATTTTTAAGACAGACAAGGTTACCGCTTTTCAAAACCTTACGGATAGTATTGGCAAACGTTTTACCATTGCCGTACTTTCTATTGCATTTATTGCTACTGCTTTTTGGTTATTCTATGACCCTTCTAAAGCCATGAACGTTTTTACGGCGGTATTGATTATAGCTTGCCCATGCGCAATAGCATTAGCCTCACCATTTACCTTGGGGAATATGCTACGTATTTTTGGTAAGAAAAAATTCTATATTAAAGACACCCAAACCATTGAGCGCTTAGCAAAAATAGATACTGCAATTTTTGATAAAACAGGAACTATTACAACCACCCAAAAAAGCACGGCGCACTACGAAGGTATGCCTTTAACACCCGATGAAGAATCTATACTTAAGAATACCATTAGAGCTTCTAACCACCCTTTAAGTAGATCTTTATATGATCTACTTAAAGAACAGAATATCATTACTTTAGATGAATACGAAGAGCATGTTGGCAAAGGTCTGGAAAGTTCTAAAGATGACATAAATATGAAGATTGGTTCTGCCAATTTTGTGGGTAATGCCATCTCAGAGAATGTGCTAGACACCTCTATTTACATCAGTTCTAATAATGCTTATAAGGGCAGATATGTTTTTCAAAATCAATATCGTGACGGACTCTCATCTGTTTTCAAAGAGATGTCTGAAACGCTAAATTTGGCGATACTTTCTGGTGATAATGAAGGAGAAAAAGAGCGACTAGAAGCATTGTTACCAAAATTGACTCCACTCTACTTCAATCAGAAACCCGAAACGAAACTAGAGTTCATAAAATCTTTACAAGATCAAGGCAAAAAAGTATTGATGGTAGGCGACGGATTAAATGATGCCGGGGCACTTGCACAAAGTAATGTAGGTATTGCCATATCTGAAAATATCAATGTATTCTCGCCTGCTTGCGATGCCATCTTAGATGCTTCTAAATTTCAACAATTGTACAGCTATATTCTTGCATCTAAAAAGGCGATTCGTATTATTAAAATGAGCTTTATGCTATCGTTGCTCTATAATTGTGTAGGACTTTATTTTGCCATTACAGGGCAGTTAGAGCCCGTTATAGCTGCAATTCTAATGCCGTTAAGCTCTATTACCATTGTTATTTTTACCACTGTAATGACTAATCTTATTGGCAGAAAGCTTCCATAA
- the ccoS gene encoding cbb3-type cytochrome oxidase assembly protein CcoS has product MSVIYVLLGISLVVAIIFFVAFIVSVKQGQYDDSYTPSVRMLFDDELVKPKKTSTKEFKQEKIQLNKQV; this is encoded by the coding sequence ATGAGTGTTATTTATGTTTTACTAGGTATAAGTCTAGTGGTGGCGATAATTTTTTTCGTCGCTTTTATTGTATCGGTAAAGCAAGGTCAATATGATGATTCTTACACACCTTCTGTACGTATGCTTTTTGATGATGAACTGGTTAAACCTAAGAAGACCAGTACCAAAGAGTTCAAACAAGAAAAAATCCAACTAAATAAACAAGTATAA